Proteins found in one Micropterus dolomieu isolate WLL.071019.BEF.003 ecotype Adirondacks linkage group LG12, ASM2129224v1, whole genome shotgun sequence genomic segment:
- the LOC123979964 gene encoding Fc receptor-like protein 5 — MQLDRRARLVASLTVSPSSSQLFEGESVSLSCEEDDSSAGWTLRRNTTRETRTQCGAGWGRSAGSSCTIGYFDPLDSGVYWCESREGATSNTINITVPGGPVILQSPVLPVMEGHDVTLHCKTETPPSNLPAGFYKDGSLIRTEPTGHMTIHHVNKSDEGLYKCNISGRGESPS; from the exons atgcaacttgaccgcagagccagACTCGTTG cctctctgactgtgagtcccagcagctctcagctgtttgaaggagagtctgtctctctgagctgtgaggaggacgacagctctgctggatggacgctgaggaggaacacaaccagagaaaccaggactcaGTGTGGAGCTGGCTGGGGAAGATCAGCTGGTTCTTCATGTACCATTGGCTACTTTGACCCATTGGACAGTggagtttactggtgtgagtccagagagggagcaaccagtaacaccatcaacatcactgtccctg gtggaccagtgatcctgcagagtcctgtcctccctgtgatggagggacatgatgtcactctgcactgtaaaacagagacccctccctccaacctcccagctggtttctataaagatggctccctcatcaggactgagcctacaggtcacatgaccatccaccatgttaacaagtctgatgaaggcctctacaagtgtaacatcagcggtcgtggagagtctccatcc